CGGCACTGCGGGTCGATCCGCACGGCGCGTCCGTTCATGTCCAGATGCAGGCTTTCCAGGTTCCAGCCGGTGGTGTTGGGCTGGCGGCCGACGGCGACCAGCACCTGGTCAGCCTCGATCACCCGCTGCGAACCCGCGCCGTCCTGTACGCGCAGGCCGGCGCCACCAGGCTCCAGGCCCATGACGCTGTGCCCCAGGTACAGCTCCACGCCCAGCTTGCGCAACGCATTGGCCACCGGTTTGGTCAGTTCCTGGTCATAGGTCGGCAGGATGTGCGGCTGCGCTTCCACCACCGTGACCTCGACGCCCAGCTTGCGGTAGGCGGTACCCAGTTCCAGGCCGATGTAGCCCCCGCCGACCACCGCCAGGCGTTTGGGCAGGGCCCTGGGCGCCAGTGCCTCGGTGGAGGAGATGACGTTGCCGCCCAGCGGCAGGAACGGCAGCTCGACGGACTTCGAGCCGGCCGCCAGCAACAGGTGTTCGGTGTGGATGTGCTGGCTGCCGCCGTCGGCGAGGCCGACTTCCACGGTTTTGCCATCGACGATCCTGGCCTGGCCGCGCACCACGGTGACGCCATGCTTTTTCAGCAGCGCGGCGACGCCGGTGGTGAGGCGGTCGACGATGCCGTCCTTCCATTCCACGGTGCGGCAGATGTCGATGCTCGGCACCTGCACGCTGATGCCCAGAGGCGAGTTGCCGGCGAATTCGCGGGCCTTGAAGTACTCCTCGGCGGCATGGATCAGCGCCTTGGAGGGAATGCAGCCGATGTTCAGGCAGGTGCCGCCCAGGGCGGCGCCTTCCACCAGCACGGTGCGGATGCCCAACTGGCCGGCGCGGATGGCCGCGACGTAGCCGCCGGGGCCGCCACCGATCACCAGCAGGGTAGTTTCCAGAGTCTGGTTCTGTTTCACGTCTGGTGCTCCGGCAGTCAATCGATGAACAGCGTGGCGGGATGTTCGAGCAGGGCGCGCACGGCCTGGATGAAGGCTGCCGCGTCCATGCCGTCGACCACCCGGTGATCGAAGGACGAGGACAGGTTCATCATCTTGCGGACGACGATCTGCCCGTTGATCACCATCGGTCGTTCGACCATGCGGTTGACGCCGACGATGGCGACTTCCGGATGGTTGATCACCGGCGTGCTGACGATGCCGCCGAGCGCACCGAGGCTGCTCAGGGTGATGGTGGAACCGGACAGTTCCTCGCGGCTGGCCTTGCCGTGGCGCGCGGCGTCGGCCAGGCGCGCCACTTCCGCAGCGTTGCCCCACAGGTCGCGCGACTCGGCGTTGCGCAGCACCGGCACCATCAGGCCGTTGTCGCTCTGGGTGGCGACGCCCAGGTGCACTGCGCCGTAGCGGGTGATCACGTCGGCCTCGTCGTCGTAACGCGCGTTGAGCTGCGGGAAGTCGCGCAGGGCGACAACCATTGCGCGGGCGATGAAGGGCAGCAGGGTGAGCTTGCCGCGCGCAGCGCTGTGCCTGGCGTTGAGGTGGACGCGCAGGGCTTCGAGGTCGGTGACGTCGATTTCCTCGACGTAGCTGAAGTGCGGGATGCGCCGCTTGGCCTCGGCCATCTTCTGGGCGATCTTGCGGCGCAGGCCGATGACCGGGATCTGCTGCTCGTCGTGGCGTGCCGCGTAGCCGGATGCGACGGTTGCGCCGCCGTGGGTCAGGTAGTGGTCGAGGTCGTCGTGGAGAATGCGTCCGGCCGGGCCGCTACCCTGCACGAACTGCA
The Pseudomonas triclosanedens DNA segment above includes these coding regions:
- a CDS encoding dihydrolipoamide acetyltransferase family protein — translated: MGTHVIKMPDIGEGIAEVELVEWHVQVGDEVHEDQLLAEVMTDKATVEIPSPVAGKILALGGVPGQVMAVGGELIRLEVEGHGNHREAVQPKAPEEALGTPRETPPARPEPAAEAPRPAPRVESKPVAAAARPTPAQAPRRAPGEKPLASPAVRQRARDLGVELQFVQGSGPAGRILHDDLDHYLTHGGATVASGYAARHDEQQIPVIGLRRKIAQKMAEAKRRIPHFSYVEEIDVTDLEALRVHLNARHSAARGKLTLLPFIARAMVVALRDFPQLNARYDDEADVITRYGAVHLGVATQSDNGLMVPVLRNAESRDLWGNAAEVARLADAARHGKASREELSGSTITLSSLGALGGIVSTPVINHPEVAIVGVNRMVERPMVINGQIVVRKMMNLSSSFDHRVVDGMDAAAFIQAVRALLEHPATLFID
- the lpdA gene encoding dihydrolipoyl dehydrogenase, with the protein product MKQNQTLETTLLVIGGGPGGYVAAIRAGQLGIRTVLVEGAALGGTCLNIGCIPSKALIHAAEEYFKAREFAGNSPLGISVQVPSIDICRTVEWKDGIVDRLTTGVAALLKKHGVTVVRGQARIVDGKTVEVGLADGGSQHIHTEHLLLAAGSKSVELPFLPLGGNVISSTEALAPRALPKRLAVVGGGYIGLELGTAYRKLGVEVTVVEAQPHILPTYDQELTKPVANALRKLGVELYLGHSVMGLEPGGAGLRVQDGAGSQRVIEADQVLVAVGRQPNTTGWNLESLHLDMNGRAVRIDPQCRTSMRDVWAIGDITGEPMLAHRAMAQGEMVAEIIAGKRRAFAPTAIPAVCFTDPEVVVVGLSPEQAQAAGFDVLTASFPFAANGRAMTLESNDGFVRVVARKDNHLILGWQAVGKAVSELSTAFVQSLEMGACLEDIAGTIHAHPTLGEAVQEAALRALGHALHI